The following are from one region of the Poecilia reticulata strain Guanapo linkage group LG7, Guppy_female_1.0+MT, whole genome shotgun sequence genome:
- the LOC103467031 gene encoding LOW QUALITY PROTEIN: solute carrier family 35 member E2 (The sequence of the model RefSeq protein was modified relative to this genomic sequence to represent the inferred CDS: inserted 1 base in 1 codon) yields MCFYPCANTAHQHMETQEAHDFHCSSEYELAIKAAHQLHRSPXESTQSAGEMQGNKQPAKHSLWHFLSPFHTRQERVVLARSESLPGEQVLKITVTETTVIEAESGVWNWRSLSYLGLWYFFSFCTLFLNKYILSLLEGEPSMLGAVQMLSTTIIGCLKMFIPCCLYQHKSRSEYPSNFIMIMLFVGLMRFTTVVLGLVSLKNVAVSFAETVKSSAPIFTVIMSRLILGEYTGLWVNLSLFPVMAGLALCTASEISFNMLGFCAALSTNIMDCLQNVFSKKLLSGDTYRFSPPELQFYTSAAAVIMLIPAWVFLLDVPAAGKSGQSFLFNQDVILLLLFDGGLFHLQSVTAYALMGRISPVTFSVASTVKHALSVWLSVIVFSNQITLLSATGTVVVFIGVLLYNKARQIQRETLQAMVAEQSSRPLLRDQDFEPSQVK; encoded by the exons ATGTGCTTTTACCCTTGCGCCAACACAGCTCACCaacatat GGAGACTCAAGAGGCTCATGATTTCCATTGTTCGTCAGAATATGAACTAGCCATCAAAGCCGCTCATCAGCTGCACAGGTCCC GTGAATCCACCCAGTCAGCAGGTGAGATGCAGGGCAACAAACAGCCGGCCAAGCATTCGCTCTGGCACTTTCTGTCGCCGTTCCACACCCGGCAGGAGCGCGTGGTGCTGGCCCGGAGCGAGAGCCTGCCGGGGGAGCAGGTGCTGAAGATCACGGTTACAGAAACCACGGTGATCGAGGCGGAGTCCGGTGTGTGGAACTGGCGCTCCCTGTCCTACCTGGGTCTCTGGTACTTCTTCAGCTTCTGCACCTTGTTTCTCAACAAGTACATCCTGTCGCTGCTTGAGGGGGAGCCCAGCATGCTGG GTGCTGTTCAGATGCTCTCCACCACCATCATAGGCTGCCTGAAGATGTTCATTCCCTGCTGCCTCTACCAGCACAAGTCCAGATCTGAATATCCATCCAACTTCATCATGATCATGCTCTTTGTTGGACTAATGAG GTTCACCACCGTGGTTCTGGGATTGGTGAGTCTGAAGAACGTGGCGGTGTCATTCGCTGAAACGGTGAAGAGCTCGGCGCCCATTTTTACTGTGATCATGTCCAGGTTGATCCTTGGAGAATACACAG GCCTCTGGGTAAACCTGTCTCTGTTTCCTGTCATGGCTGGCCTGGCCCTCTGCACGGCGTCGGAGATCAGCTTCAACATGCTCGGCTTCTGCGCCGCGCTCTCCACTAACATCATGGACTG CCTGCAGAACGTTTTCTCCAAGAAACTGCTGAGTGGGGACACGTACAGATTTAG CCCCCCGGAACTGCAGTTTTACACCAGCGCAGCAGCAGTCATTATGCTGATCCCTGCCTGGGTGTTCCTCCTG GACGTCCCGGCAGCTGGAAAGAGTGGACAGAGCTTCTTGTTCAATCAGGACGTTATCCTGTTGCTGCTTTTTGACGGCGGCCTGTTTCACCTACAGAGTGTCACGGCCTACGCCCTGATGGGACGGATTTCCCCCGTCACTTTCAG TGTCGCCAGCACGGTGAAGCACGCCCTGTCGGTTTGGCTGAGCGTCATCGTGTTCAGCAACCAGATCACCCTGCTCAGCGCCACCGGCACCGTCGTCGTCTTCATCGGCGTCCTCCTGTACAACAAGGCCCGGCAGATCCAGAGGGAGACCCTGCAGGCCATGGTAGCCGAGCAGAGCAGCAGACCACTTCTACGGGACCAGGACTTTGAACCTTCACAGGTTAAGTGA